A section of the Thunnus albacares chromosome 6, fThuAlb1.1, whole genome shotgun sequence genome encodes:
- the LOC122984244 gene encoding odorant receptor 131-2-like, with translation MTNNSSVGGAYLQRQINGQVIIVQLLVVIFLYINLLLIVTFFSKDFFYTTMRYILFAVTLLSDSLILIISDIMLILSYFRFTMQIGICVIMSIVVVLYTFVTPVTLTAMTLERFVAICMPLRHAELCSTRSALQCILIIHGLSSIPCIFIHSFFFASATHSFYTHNKICSVEIFILRSWHDHVRSAISQSYFLIMCITIVFSYVKIMKVAKAASGENKKSTWKGLRTVVLHAFQLLLCLIQLWCPLIESAVLQIDLMLFINIRYFNYITFYLAPRCLSPLIYGLRDEMFFYALKYYALCGLYKKQSSDLSCLTN, from the coding sequence atgACTAATAATTCATCGGTTGGTGGTGCATACTTGCAGCGTCAGATCAATGGCCAGGTCATTATAGTGCAGCTTCTGGTGGTAATCTTCCTTTACATCAACTTGTTGCTCATTGTAACCTTTTTTTCAAAGGATTTCTTCTACACAACCATGCGCTACATCTTATTTGCTGTTACACTGCTGTCTGATAGCTTGATATTAATCATATCTGATATAATGCTCATTTTGAGCTATTTTCGTTTTACCATGCAGATTGGTATATGTGTCATTATGTCTATTGTTGTGGTTCTTTACACTTTTGTCACACCAGTTACTCTGACAGCAATGACCCTGGAGCGCTTTGTGGCCATTTGCATGCCCCTGCGGCATGCAGAGCTCTGCTCCACACGCAGCGCTCTGCAGTGCATCCTCATCATTCATGGCCTCAGCTCTATACcctgtatttttattcactcCTTCTTCTTTGCATCTGCTACCCACAGCTTCTACACCCATAACAAAATATGTTCTGTGGAGATTTTCATCTTGCGTAGTTGGCACGATCATGTTAGGTCAGCTATAAGTCAATCCTACTTTTTGATCATGTGCATCACCATTGTTTTCTCttatgttaaaataatgaaagtgGCCAAAGCTGCATCAGGAGAGAATAAAAAGTCAACATGGAAAGGGCTCAGGACAGTGGTTCTTCATGCTTTCCAGCTGCTCCTCTGTCTCATCCAGCTGTGGTGCCCTCTCATAGAATCTGCTGTACTTCAGATTGATTTAATGTTGTTCATCAATATCagatactttaactacattacTTTTTATCTTGCTCCGAGATGTCTGAGTCCTCTCATTTATGGCCTCAGGGATGAAATGTTCTTTTATGCACTGAAATACTATGCTCTCTGTGGCCTGTATAAGAAACAATCATCAGATTTATCTTGCTTGACAAATTAA
- the LOC122984186 gene encoding odorant receptor 131-2-like, which translates to MADNNSLAGDESVMRKINDRVIIVQVLVSVFLCINFLLITTFFMKDYFYTTMRYILFANTLLSDCLFLIMTNTLLILSYFHFTIQMWLCLIIYIVLSLHTFVTPFTLTTMTLERYVAICMPLRHAELCSIHSTLQCILIIHSLSSIPCIFILSIFFASATHSFYTQDRICSSHMFMLRGWQGHLRSAISQFYFLIMCITIVFSYVKIMKVAKAASGENKKSTWKGLRTVVLHAFQLLLCLIQLWCPFIESAVLQIDLMLFINIRYFNYITFILAPRCLSPLIYGLRDEMFFHALKYYALCGLYKKQ; encoded by the coding sequence ATGGCTGATAATAACTCATTGGCTGGTGATGAATCTGTAATGCGAAAGATCAATGACCGGGTCATTATAGTTCAGGTGTTGGTGTCAGTTTTCCTTTGCATCAACTTTCTGCTGATCACAACCTTTTTCATGAAGGATTACTTCTACACAACCATGCGCTACATCTTATTTGCTAATACATTACTGTCTGATTGTCTGTTTCTAATCATGACTAACACCCTGCTCATCTTGAGCTATTTCCATTTTACCATACAGATGTGGTTGTGTCTTATTATATACATTGTTTTGTCTCTGCATACTTTTGTCACACCATTTACTCTGACAACAATGACACTGGAGCGATACGTAGCCATTTGCATGCCCCTGCGACATGCAGAGCTGTGCTCCATACACAGCACTCTGCAATGCATCCTCATCATTCACAGCCTCAGCTCTATACcctgtatttttattctctccATCTTCTTTGCATCTGCTACCCACAGCTTCTACACCCAGGACAGAATATGTTCTTCACATATGTTCATGTTGCGGGGTTGGCAGGGTCATCTTAGGTCAGCAATAAGTCAATTCTACTTCTTGATCATGTGCATTACCATTGTTTTCTCttatgttaaaataatgaaagtgGCCAAAGCTGCTTCCggagaaaacaaaaagtcaacATGGAAAGGACTCAGGACAGTGGTTCTTCATGCTTTCCAGCTGCTCCTCTGTCTCATCCAGCTGTGGTGCCCTTTCATAGAATCTGCTGTACTTCAGATTGATTTAATGTTGTTCATCAATATCAGatactttaattacattacTTTTATTCTTGCTCCGAGATGTCTGAGTCCTCTCATTTATGGCCTCAGGGATGAAATGTTCTTTCATGCACTGAAATACTATGCTCTCTGTGGCTTGTATAAGAAACAATGA
- the LOC122984243 gene encoding odorant receptor 131-2-like, whose translation MTNDSSVGGAYWQRYGQVIIVQLLVVIFLYINLLLIVTFFSKDFFYKTMRYILFAVTLLSDSLLLIMSDILLILTYFRFTMQIGMCVIMSIVVILYTFVTPVTLTAMTLERFVAICMPLRHAELCSTHSALQCILIIHGLSSIPCIFIYSFFFASATHSLYTQDRICSVEIFILRSWHDHFRSAISQFYFLIMCFTIVFSYVKIMKVAKAASGENRKSTWKGLRTVVLHAFQLLLCLIQLWCPFIESAVLQIDSILFVSVRYFTYITFYLAPRCLSPLIYGLRDEMFFHALKYYALCGLYKKQSSDLSCLTN comes from the coding sequence ATGACTAATGATTCATCGGTTGGTGGTGCATACTGGCAGCGTTATGGCCAGGTCATTATAGTGCAGCTTCTGGTGGTAATCTTCCTTTACATCAACTTGTTGCTCATTGTAACCTTTTTTTCAAAGGATTTCTTCTACAAAACCATGCGCTACATCTTATTTGCTGTTACACTGCTGTCTGATAGCTTGTTATTAATCATGTCTGATATACTGCTCATTTTGACCTATTTTCGTTTTACCATGCAGATTGGCATGTGTGTCATTATGTCTATTGTTGTGATTCTTTACACTTTTGTCACACCAGTTACTCTGACAGCAATGACCCTGGAGCGCTTTGTGGCCATTTGCATGCCCCTGCGGCATGCAGAGctctgctccacgcacagcgCTCTGCAGTGCATCCTCATCATTCATGGCCTCAGCTCTATACcctgtatttttatttactcCTTCTTCTTTGCATCTGCTACCCACAGCTTATACACCCAGGACAGAATATGCTCTGTGGAGATTTTCATCTTGCGTAGTTGGCACGATCATTTTAGATCAGCTATAAGTCAGTTCTACTTCTTGATCATGTGCTTCACCATTGTTTTCTCttatgttaaaataatgaaGGTGGCCAAAGCTGCATCAGGAGAGAACAGAAAGTCAACATGGAAAGGGCTCAGGACAGTGGTTCTTCATGCTTTCCAGCTGCTCCTCTGTCTCATCCAGCTGTGGTGCCCTTTCATAGAATCTGCTGTGCTTCAGATTGATTCAATATTGTTTGTTAGTGTCAGATACTTTACCTATATTACTTTTTATCTTGCTCCGAGATGTCTGAGTCCTCTCATTTATGGCCTCAGAGATGAAATGTTCTTTCATGCACTGAAATACTATGCTCTCTGTGGCTTGTATAAGAAACAATCATCAGATTTATCTTGCTTGACAAATTAA